From Plasmodium malariae genome assembly, chromosome: 8:
tacatacatacatacatacatacatacatacatacatacatacatacatacatacatacatacatacatacatacatacatacatacatacatacatacatacatacatacatacatacatacatacatacatacatacatacatacatacatacatacatacatacatacatacatacatacatacatacatacatacatacatacatacatacatacatacacccacacacacacatacacacatgcGTACagatatatgtgtatactcATGCACCCTTCTACATTGTACCTTAAAAATGggtaaaacaataaaatggaatattAACAGCGTTTACCATTCTTTCTTAATACACATGTATGTTACTTTTTATtcgttaaaaatatactcaaaaaaaaaaaaaaaaaaaaaaaaattaaaaataaagcacaTATTAGACTGTTATTTCATCTTCCAAGTATTTATGATCAAACGAAAAATCGTTCTTTATCTGTTTTGACCAAGCTACaacaacaataaaaaaataaaaaaaaaaaattaaaattaaacaatataACATAACATAAGATCTTTTAGTTCGCATCATTTCACATCCTTTCACATGCACAAGTCAGGtaaactttttttgtttttttctaaaatatacaaaaacatATGGGTATTATTACTCGATTCATAATCAAAAGACAGATATGTGCCTTGTTCCATTTTGTCATTTGAAATTGTAACATTATTGTCATAAGGTAAAAACCAAGTTGTGTACTTTTTATGATATTTCCACGATTTCTTTTTCAGTTCTTTCGCCGCTAAATGTTGTTGATAGGTACCCTTAAAGAGGTGCAAACAAATTTGTACAAAATGgatatacgtgtatatatatacatatgcatatatatatatatatatatatatatatatataccttacGGATTTACATTAACATTTATCATATAAGCGCTTTTACATCAGTTCAAATATGTAAGTGCATATGGAGAAGtgccccttttttttttttttttttggtaaacACTTGTACATGtactgttcatattttttgagAATGTTACTGCTTGGtaatagaatataaaaaataacgtATCCAAGTGGAGCTTTTCAAACAGTTTAGGGCTGCGCAATGGATAATATGTGCACACGTACATATGTTCGtaagtacatatgtatatatacatgtgtatatgtacgtgtgtgtgtacgtgtatgtatacgtgtttgcgtatatgtatgcaccAGTACATACTAACAGTAGCAAAATTTTCATAGGCTACAATATCTCTTTAAGCAAACCTTTGAAATTCTGATAACGGTGTGGTaggaaaatatttacaagGGTTTCCCCACAACATTCTGGGGGTATATTGTCTGAACAGGTCCCtatcacttttttttatgcaattTTTATAACTCACTTCAATTAATTCTTGTAATTTAAATGCTGAACAAAGGTGAACGTAAATTAGTAAATCATTATATGAGTTAATATTGCATACTATTTGtagcaaaaaattaatgcatTCATAAAAAGTAATTAGGAATGCGCCgttattatacatacacatatttgTACACATattggtatatatatatatatatctacaaaataatgtaatattccCTATCAACGATGTACCAGTTCAAGCGATTCCGTAACTCGTAAAGACAATGTATATCTCTTATAATTCATAAGAGGACACATCACTACGGCTACGGGCTTGCACACaggtttatatatacaaatatatacatacacacgtatatatatatgtatgcatatacatttatatatattttccccttttatttagctttttttttacaattccTTTCGAGCAACTTTTGAGATGACAAGGacaactttttattattattattttttttcttttcatttttttttatggaattattcttatattgATCACTCTTATCATTCATTTTGcataaacattaaaataattttgcaaTAATCTTGCAATAATTTTGCAATAATCTTGCAATGATCTTACAATAATTCTGGTtcctcaaaaaaaaaaaaaataaaaatatttattttgtttttatttctgtATGATCGATCTATGTTTTTTACTCTGTTTCCACTCTCCTTCATGTGTGTAATTATAAATCTAAACCTCTCGATATGTTGCTATcttgttatattaaaataatatagtgacaaaaataagaaaaaagaaaaataagatgAT
This genomic window contains:
- the NOT5 gene encoding CCR4-NOT transcription complex subunit 5, putative gives rise to the protein MNDKSDQYKNNSIKKNEKKKNNNNKKLSLSSQKLLERNSFKLQELIEVSYKNCIKKSDRDLFRQYTPRMLWGNPCKYFPTTPLSEFQSPKLFEKLHLDTLFFIFYYQAGTYQQHLAAKELKKKSWKYHKKYTTWFLPYDNNVTISNDKMEQGTYLSFDYESTWSKQIKNDFSFDHKYLEDEITV